From the genome of Tripterygium wilfordii isolate XIE 37 chromosome 6, ASM1340144v1, whole genome shotgun sequence:
ATCCAAGAAGAGTGATCACCACATTTGTATAATTGATTCCATAGCAGAAAGATAAATAGAAACCATTGGTTATACCCACCTACAATACCATCTACGGTTCAAAGCTATGTTCAGAACCTATCTAATCAAGCCATATCAGCAAACGCTGCTATAACGAACCCCAGCGATGAAAAACCCATATATGACAGGTAATATAAATTGGAATGATTAACAATGCCAGAATCCAGATGGTAGTTTAAAACCCAATCAGCATTAAAACAAAGTACACAAAATCTACAGGGAACAACAAAGTAAACACTACCATTAGCTAATCTCCTTTTCGGCCAGACCATTACGTTGATATAAAGAAAATAGTATCAACTCAGCTCCACTAAACATACAGAGGAACAGGTTCAAAATTCCCAATTAACAGAAAAGGAAACCATCAGTGAAGCATCgtaataatttttttacatCAATTATACAAACACAATTCATTGTCCAGACCCAACTGTAAACTACTGACAATAAAATGGTgtggaaaaaaaatcttttaagAGAAAGATAGAGCAGGTATAAGGAGTCAAAAGAAAAGGGTCGTCATTACGCGGATACAAGCATACCAGGGTCAGGGCCTTTGGGGGCTGTGGCACAAACTTCTTGATTGGGGCATCCCTCGCATGCATCAGATTTACCGGCAGACTCAGATTGAGGTCCTGGGCAATCTATACCAATACACACAAAGAAACAGTAAATTTCTTGAACCGAATTTCCCAAGGTAAAATTAAAGAGCAAGATGCATACGTTCGTTGGCGTTTTCAGGGATTTCACCGTTATCCATGGTATAAGAAGTGAGAAAGCTGCACAAAAACAACAACGCAAGGAAAGAAATTATTGCtctgaaaacaacaaaaataccatatatttgataaaaaaattgacTTTTTACAGTCATGAAAAGTTTAATCCTAATCTATTGAAACTTCCTtgtgaaaaaaaacacaaatgatTCTGGGAATATTAGCTGAAAGTTGGATGATGAAGTTGCTGAACTCACCGTGAATCCAAATTTACAGGAACAACTTGAAGTTTTGCGGCAGAAGAAGGTTCGACAGACGATGCAGAGAAGGCTTTGGCTGAATCAAGGGATATGaagtatttaatatttatggaGATAAATTGCACCGCCTTGCTGACAGTCGATTGTTGGGGCCAAGGGCTAGGGCGGAGAAGCAGTCGAAGAGACGACGTAAGAGTGGACGTCAcgagattttattttatattattttttaaacagaaaattgtagcaaaattgcaaaaatacttCCCTGGGTcctcacccttttttttttttttttttgtcccagtTGCCGCCTTATTTAAAATCTAAAACCGTGACTAACCTAATAAGATTATCATATGGCGATCTCCAGTTCTCCACAATCCAAACGCGCAATTAGCCTTTGCATTCTCCTTTCGTCCGTCCTTCGCGAGCTCCCACCGAACTCGCCCTAATTGTCCTCCGTAGCTTCGTACCTCCACAGCCGGGAATGTAAGACAGTTCGTTGCAGTCTTTGCGTTCAATTTGTGGTAAGTTTCTTGTAGTATTTTGCTGAAACTTTTAATTTGTGAAAATTCATTGTCGATCTGTGAAATTTCGTTGTTCGTTAGGTATAATCTTTCAGGTTAGAGATGTTTGGCGCTGAATCTGAGTTGGATCTAGTTGAATTTCCCTGTACAGTTTATTGTTGTTTGATTGTTTAATAGTATCCGATTGTTGTGctgtaattttgttttatttttaatttgtgaAAATTCATTGTCGATCTGTGAAATTTTTTCGTTCTTTAGGTTTAATGTTTCAGGTTATAGATGTTTGGCGCTGAATCTGAGTTGGATCTAGTTGAATATCTCTGTACGGTTTATTGTTGTTAGATTATATAATAGCTTGACATGAACAAGCAAAGTTTTGGTGTTGTTTTCTTCGTTTCAGCTTCTCGATGAAAATTTCACATTACATTCGATCAATTAGGTTTGAGAAGTGATATATTTCACAGCGGTAATCCTTCTGGTCAGTACCACTGTAGCACAACACTTATCCTTGGTTTCATCTTCTCGATGAGAATTTCTCGACAAGTGATCTATTTCACAACGGTAATCCTTCGGGTCAGTACCACAGTCGCACAACAGTTATCCTTTGTTTCATATTATTGATGAAAATTTCACTCTACATTGGATCAATTAGGTTGAGAAGTGATCTATTTCACAACAGTGATCAGTACCACTGTAGCACAACACTTACATCCATGCTTTTGGTGCATACCAGATTTATATTTCCTTTTAATGGATCTGCATAAACTGCTACAACAAGTGTTACACTGGCACTGTGTCAGTTATAATAACAAACTAAGAAGAGGAAAAATATATGACGTATAGATTTGGCATGACAACCTTTCCAAACAGTACAAAGACTGTTAGTTTGGGCTGCCAATTTTTGAGAGTTGCCTGAGTGGTTAGTCTTTAATCCTTGAAATCCTATTATCAGATAACATTGACATTGAAAAGAAATAATGCTGGTGCTGTTCGTGAATATCTGGTTAGGAGGCAATGCATTAGAGAGCTTTCAGATACTGCACTTGAACCCTGTCAGAGATTTTGATCTCTTGAAATTTTGTTGTATCTGTCTAGGAACTctgcaaataatttttttgtgtgtgggCATGTTTGGGAGTTTTGTGGATCAGAGAAAGTGAAAAAACCATTTCCTGGGGTTAACAACAACTACCAAAGCTGTCTAAGCTTGCTAAGACCTTACCACCATTTTATTTACTAGATGTCCATGAACTCTTGGCCACaccattaattaattcattattatCCTGTAAGAGGCAGAAGACTGATAAATTTTGGGGCTATGTCACTTTCCTTCAATTAAGGGCAACTATGATTGATAGTATTTGATCATGAAATGTTTAAAAGATGGCGTGTTCCTTTGTTTAAAGTCACCGATGAATTGCTCTTTAGGCTATGGTTCTGCATGCATTATAGGAGTGGGATCAATTAGGTGCCCTCTTTCAGTATTCGCTTTCTGCATCAATTGCCAATTATTGTTTTTCCTCTTGCTATTGCTCCACTGACTTTCTAAGTGAAATCTGATTGTGCTCATAGGTGGTGTTAACTTAGCTGCAGATTGCTCTTCTCGGCCTGAGTAGGAGTGGAACCATTTTTTCAACTGGACACAGCTGCCATTTGATTGATCCCCATTCATCCCTCCGTGCTTGTCGCATTTTGGATTCTGTTTATTCAAGAAAAGAAATCGGTAATGGATTCCAGTTAAGTTTGAATGGTATGCATTGCATTGCTATTACTGGTATGTTCTCTGACTAAGAAAATGCTCGATTGTTTTACACTGCATTTAATTCTGAAGATTTAGATAAACTTCTATTAGATTGTGAATTGACCGTTTAAAAGTTGCAGAAGTATTAAGTATAGCTTTATGCGACAGTGTAGTTAACTATGTAGAAATTCTTAGCTCTTGATCTGTCTAGGCCgtaattttatttatgtttgGCATTGATATGGAtagtgtttggcagtgcgtttgcactgcgttcaatttcacctcacctcactacaccacagttttttatgacacgccaaacagtttttgcgttccaactcacctcacagcaccacaactttttacctcatagcacctcaccacacctcacaacactcccaaacacttacaataaatgttgaattgtcctacgttatcaaattaggtcaattattttattttagattaatgtacaatataaaccttaagtgattttatattaatattattagtcatctaatataaccgtaatttaaatacgtcaaacgcacctcacagcaccgcaccacagttttaaaagtgatgcgccaaacagctttttacgttccaacttacctcacagcaccacagttttataactcacagcatcgcaccgcacctcacagcacctcacaacactcccaaacagacCCATGAATCTTAATAGGACATGGTCTGGATGTCATGTGAGATCAATCGCCTTGACTTGGAGAGAGGATACACAAAAATGTAATACAAGTTTATAAAGTTTCCAATAGATTGTCATTTACAACAACTGGGGCCATTTTTTAAGTGAGCCATTTCTGGATTGTTCTTGCCACTTTGCAAGAAGATGCCAATGATAAACTATTGTTGGAATAGCATTAAGAACTTAGGTTGACTGGTTTGTCTTTTGCGTGCTCGATTCAAAAAGCATATAACTGTGCAATTCACCTGACCCATATTCAGTGCAGTGAAATTGACTTTGACAAAATGTATACTATTATTTTGGGGTTCTTGTAGGAGTAATCTTTTTTTAAGTCTTTTCTCTGAGACAGTGGGTCAACGCAGGGCACTTAAAGCCTCCAAACTTGATCAGATTATGATATGATCATACCCTATTCCAGAAAAATACATCAAATCTTCGAGGTTAGTTTTTATCGTCTGGCCTGTTTtggattttttgttttccttttttcccgAGTAAACTAATTTGAGCTTGCTGGCCCAAAAGAAAAGCCTAGTCACCATCATCTCATGGCAAAAATTTTCTTTGCCTCTACATAAAAACTCGGACAAAAAAGTCAGTGGATCTGTTCCAGCACAAATATTGTACAAACAAATTATTGTAGTAGAAATGGAGTGAGCGAATGtagaaatagaaatagaaacagAGCCGTAGAGTGCAAAGGAATAGTAGAAATAGAGATTGAGCAGTAGAGTGCgaaacaataatataatttaaaGAGATGGAGGAATATTCAATTCCCAATCCAAATCTGTGACCCTAGGCATGCGTTACTAACTAAAAACGAGATTTCTGGACTTCAATATCAAAGTCGGCCATCAATTTTTATGATTCTGAATTTCAAATcacaaaattataatatttagtGTACAAACATGTCACCGTTACAATAAATACATTGAGCTATCTTATGTCGCTGTTATAATAAGAGCAGTGAGCTAACTTATGATGATCTAGGCTTCAATAAGAAATACATACCGATTGCACATGTCATGGTCCCCTAATTGATCTAGTTGAGTAGTGGTACTAGTCGACGATATGGTGCTTTTAGGCTGGGACGAAGCAGTTGATGTGCTGCTCTGTGTTATGGAACTCTGGCTGGATGATGACTCCCTGAAAAAAATGATGTATTCCTTGTCGTCAACAAACATCTGCAGAGACCTTGGAAGGGTGGCATGCTTACAT
Proteins encoded in this window:
- the LOC119999978 gene encoding uncharacterized protein LOC119999978 isoform X1; translated protein: MFGAESELDLVEYLCLRSDIFHSGNPSGQYHCSTTLILGFIFSMRISRQVIYFTTVILRIALLGLSRSGTIFSTGHSCHLIDPHSSLRACRILDSVYSRKEIGNGFQLSLNGMHCIAITGHLKPPNLIRL
- the LOC119999978 gene encoding uncharacterized protein LOC119999978 isoform X2; its protein translation is MFGAESELDLVEYLCLRSDIFHSGNPSGQYHCSTTLILGFIFSMRISRQVIYFTTIALLGLSRSGTIFSTGHSCHLIDPHSSLRACRILDSVYSRKEIGNGFQLSLNGMHCIAITGHLKPPNLIRL